CTCGTCGGGGGCGCGGCCGTCGGCGCGGGGGGTGGCCGCGGGGGTGGTGGCGGCGCGGACATCGGCAGAAGTGGGGGTGGCCATACGGGAAACCCTAACCGCGGCGCCCGACTACCGTGGGCGGGTGCAGCTCATCGCGTCGGACGTCTCGTTTGCCTACCCCGGCGGGGGCGCTGCCTACTCCGGTGGGAGCCCGACGGCGCACGCCGACGACGATCGCGCCGTCGTCTCGGGCGCCGGCACCCGCCGGCCCGTCGGGCTCGCGGGCGGGCAGACGACGGTCAGCGGTCCCAAGGCCGCCCGCGCCGAGGTCCTGGCCGGCGTCAACCTGCGGGTCACCGCCGGGGTGCGCCTCGGCGTCGTCGGCGAGAACGGGTCCGGGAAGTCGACGCTGCTGCACCTGCTGGCCGGGACGCTGACGCCCACCGCCGGCGAGGTGCGCCGCAGCGGGACCGTCGCCGTCGTCGAGCAGGAGCTTCTGCCCGCGCGCGGCGAGACGGTGGGCGACGTCGTCCGCACGGCGCTCGCCGGGGTGCGGCAGGTGGCCGCCGACCTCGACGCCGCGGCCGCGGCGTTCGCCGAGACCGCGCAGGAAGGGCACGACGACGCCGCGCTGACCGAGCTGGCCACGCTGCTCACGCGGGCCGACCACCTGGCCGCCTGGGACGCCGACCGCCGCGTCGACGAGGCGCTCACGCGGCTCGGCGCCCCGCGCGACCTGGACCGGACCCTGGAGACGCTGAGCATCGGCCAGCGGTACCGGGTGCGCCTCGCCTGCCGGCTCGCGGAGCGCAGCGACTTCCTGCTGCTCGACGAGCCGACCAACCACCTGGACGACGAGGCCATCGGCTTCCTGACCGACGAGCTGCTCGCGTGGCGCGGCGGCGTCGTGCTCGTCACGCACGACCGCCAGCTGCTCGACGACGTCGCCACCGCGATCTACGACCTCGACCCGTCCATCGACGGCAGGCCGGTGCTCTACGGGCAGCCCGGCTACCTCGCCTACCGGTTCGCCAAGACGCAGGCGCTGCACCGGTGGCGGCAGCGCTACCGGGCCGAACGCAAGCGGGCCGAGAAGCTCGCGGAACGGCTCGACGCGTCCTACGAAGGGCTGTCGGACGAGTGGCGGCCGCCGAAGGGCTCGCAGAAGCACCGCCGCAGCACCCGCGCGCGCATCCACGTCAAGGCCGCCGACCGGCTCGTCCAGAGGCTCGAGGCCGACGCCGTCGAGGTGCCGGTGCCGCCCCTCGAGCTCCGTTTCCCGGACTTGCCCACGCTGAACCCCGGCTGGGACCCGGCGCAGCCGCTGATCGAGGTCCGCAACCCGCGCGTCCTCGGCGACCCGGTGGTTGAGCCTGTCGAAACCACGTCTCCGGTGGTTGAGCCGCTTCCGGTGGTTGAGCCTGTCGAAACCACGTCCCCGGTGGTTGAGCCGCTTCCGGTGGTTGAGCCTGTCGAAACCACCCAGCACTCCCAGCACGGGGTGGTTTCGACAGGCTCAACCACCGGGGGTGCGGGCGGGGTGGTTTCGACAGGCTCAACCACCGGGGAACCGGGTGGGAACGTGCGGCTCGACCTGCCCGGGGTGCGGGTGGCCGTCCCGGCGGCCGGGCGGTTGCTGGTCGTCGGGCCCAACGGCTCCGGGAAGTCCACGTTGCTCGGGGTGCTGGCCGGCCGGTTGCCGCTCGCGCGCGGCAGCCGGGTCGCCGTCGACGGGCTGCGCGTCGGCGTCGTCGGGCAGGAGAACGCCGAGATCATCGGGCGCGGGCTGGACGACCCGCGCACGCTCACCGGGTTCGACGCCGCGGCCAACGAGGCGCTGGCGCTGCTGTCGCGCGGGGCGCTCGACCCCGACCACGTGGTGCCGGTGGCGGCGCTCGGGCTGCTCGCGGAGGAGGACCTCGACCGTCCCCTTGCGGAGCTGTCCGCGGGTCAGCGCCGGCGCTTCGAGCTCGCACGCACGCTGCTCGCCGCCCCGCACCTGCTCGTCCTCGACGAGCCGACGAACCACCTGTCGATCGACCTGGTCGACGAGCTCA
The Xylanimonas cellulosilytica DSM 15894 DNA segment above includes these coding regions:
- a CDS encoding ATP-binding cassette domain-containing protein, whose amino-acid sequence is MAGVNLRVTAGVRLGVVGENGSGKSTLLHLLAGTLTPTAGEVRRSGTVAVVEQELLPARGETVGDVVRTALAGVRQVAADLDAAAAAFAETAQEGHDDAALTELATLLTRADHLAAWDADRRVDEALTRLGAPRDLDRTLETLSIGQRYRVRLACRLAERSDFLLLDEPTNHLDDEAIGFLTDELLAWRGGVVLVTHDRQLLDDVATAIYDLDPSIDGRPVLYGQPGYLAYRFAKTQALHRWRQRYRAERKRAEKLAERLDASYEGLSDEWRPPKGSQKHRRSTRARIHVKAADRLVQRLEADAVEVPVPPLELRFPDLPTLNPGWDPAQPLIEVRNPRVLGDPVVEPVETTSPVVEPLPVVEPVETTSPVVEPLPVVEPVETTQHSQHGVVSTGSTTGGAGGVVSTGSTTGEPGGNVRLDLPGVRVAVPAAGRLLVVGPNGSGKSTLLGVLAGRLPLARGSRVAVDGLRVGVVGQENAEIIGRGLDDPRTLTGFDAAANEALALLSRGALDPDHVVPVAALGLLAEEDLDRPLAELSAGQRRRFELARTLLAAPHLLVLDEPTNHLSIDLVDELTRALDRTSAAVVVATHDRRMREDLAHWPTLELD